Proteins encoded together in one Pongo pygmaeus isolate AG05252 chromosome Y, NHGRI_mPonPyg2-v2.0_pri, whole genome shotgun sequence window:
- the LOC129025975 gene encoding P2Y purinoceptor 8, with protein MQVPNSTGPDNATLQMLRNPAIAVALPVVYSLVAVVSIPGNLFSLWVLCRRIGPKSPSVIFMINLSVTDLMLASVLPFQIYYHCNRNHWVFGVLLCNVVTVAFYANMYSSILTMTCISVERFLGVLYPLSSKRWRRRRYAVAACAGTWLLLLTALSPLARTDLTYPVHALGIITCFDVLKWTMLPSMAMWAVFLFTIFILLFLIPFVITVACYTATILKLLRTEEAHGREQRRRAVGLAAVVLLAFVTCFAPNNFVLLAHIVSRLFYGKSYYHVYKLTLCLSCLNNCLDPFVYYFASREFQLRLREYLGCRRVPRDPLDTRRESLFSARTTSLRSEACAHPEGLEGAPRPGLQRQESLF; from the coding sequence ATGCAGGTCCCGAACAGCACCGGCCCGGACAACGCGACTCTACAGATGCTGCGGAACCCGGCGATCGCGGTGGCCCTGCCCGTGGTGTACTCGCTGGTGGCGGTGGTCAGCATCCCGGGCAACCTCTTCTCTCTGTGGGTCCTGTGCCGGCGCATCGGGCCCAAATCCCCGTCGGTCATCTTCATGATCAACCTGAGCGTCACGGACCTGATGCTGGCCAGCGTGTTGCCTTTCCAAATCTATTACCATTGCAACCGCAACCACTGGGTATTCGGGGTGCTGCTTTGCAACGTGGTGACCGTGGCCTTTTACGCAAATATGTATTCCAGCATCCTCACCATGACGTGTATCAGCGTGGAGCGCTTCCTGGGGGTCCTGTACCCCCTCAGCTCCAAGCGCTGGCGGCGGCGTCGTTACGCGGTGGCCGCGTGTGCAGGGACCTGGCTGCTGCTCCTGACCGCCCTGTCCCCGCTGGCGCGCACCGATCTCACCTACCCGGTGCACGCCCTGGGCATCATCACCTGCTTCGACGTGCTCAAGTGGACGATGCTCCCCAGCATGGCCATGTGGGCCGTGTTCCTCTTCACCATCTTCATCCTCCTGTTCCTCATCCCGTTCGTGATCACCGTGGCTTGTTACACGGCCACCATCCTCAAGCTGTTGCGCACGGAGGAGGCGCACGGCCGGGAGCAGCGGAGGCGCGCGGTGGGCCTGGCCGCGGTGGTCTTGCTGGCCTTTGTCACCTGCTTCGCCCCCAACAACTTCGTGCTGCTGGCGCACATCGTGAGCCGCCTGTTCTACGGCAAAAGTTACTACCACGTGTACAAGCTCACGCTGTGTCTCAGCTGCCTCAACAACTGTCTGGACCCGTTTGTTTATTACTTTGCTTCCCGGGAATTCCAGCTGCGCCTGCGGGAATATTTGGGCTGCCGCCGGGTGCCCAGAGACCCCCTGGACACGCGCCGCGAGAGCCTCTTCTCCGCCAGGACCACGTCCCTGCGCTCCGAGGCCTGTGCGCACCCGGAGGGGCTGGAGGGAGCCCCCAGGCCCGGCCTCCAGAGGCAGGAGAGCTTGTTCTGA